One stretch of Gadus chalcogrammus isolate NIFS_2021 chromosome 14, NIFS_Gcha_1.0, whole genome shotgun sequence DNA includes these proteins:
- the ca7 gene encoding carbonic anhydrase 7, which translates to MKGSTWGYGEENGPSLWHKDYPVAQGSRQSPIDIVPSEASFDPRLAPIQLSYDQCTSINISNNGHSVVVEFDDSDARSVIHGGALPNPYRLRQFHFHWGEKGCHGSEHTVAGKAFVSELHLVHWNAEKYKTFGQAAQEPDGLAVLGIFLETGDDHRWLHKITDALYMVKFKGSVSDFKGFNPKCLLPSSLHFWTYPGSLTTPPLHESVIWIVLKEPIVVSEKQMGKFRMLVFNGEEEDLRSRMENNFRSPQPLKGRKVLASFK; encoded by the exons ATGAAGGGGTCTACTTGGGGGTACGGTGAAGAGAATG GCCCATCCTTGTGGCATAAGGACTACCCCGTCGCCCAAGGGAGCCGCCAGTCTCCCATCGACATTGTCCCCTCCGAAGCCTCGTTCGACCCTCGCCTGGCTCCCATCCAACTCTCCTACGACCAATGCACATCAATCAACATCTCCAACAATGGACACTCCGTCGTGGTCGAGTTTGACGACTCCGACGCCAGATCCG TGATCCATGGGGGGGCCTTGCCCAACCCTTACAGGCTGAGGCAGTTCCACTTCCACTGGGGGGAGAAGGGATGCCATGGGTCCGAACACACCGTGGCAGGGAAGGCCTTTGTGTCAGAG CTTCATCTAGTCCACTGGAACGCTGAGAAGTACAAGACGTTTGGACAGGCTGCCCAGGAACCCGACGGCCTGGCTGTCCTCGGCATCTTCCTGGAG ACGGGTGATGATCACAGATGGCTCCACAAGATAACAGACGCCTTGTACATGGTGAAGTTTAAG GGAAGCGTTTCAGATTTCAAAGGTTTCAACCCCAAGTGCCTTCTACCCAGCAGCCTTCACTTCTGGACATACCCCGGCTCTCTGACCACACCCCCTTTGCATGAGAGTGTCATCTGGATTGTCCTGAAGGAGCCAATTGTAGTTTCCGAAAAACAG aTGGGAAAGTTCCGGATGCTGGTGTTCaatggagaagaggaggactTGAGGAGTCGCATGGAGAACAACTTCCGGAGCCCCCAGCCCCTGAAAGGCAGAAAGGTTCTTGCTTCTTTTAAGTGA